Proteins from one Eubalaena glacialis isolate mEubGla1 chromosome 8, mEubGla1.1.hap2.+ XY, whole genome shotgun sequence genomic window:
- the LOC133096628 gene encoding anaphase-promoting complex subunit 10-like, which yields MSHPLQGFPSFSMRESQNNFKLCPRDEIKSPPHIHEKGISMDLNQDPIIREQFIWLVAKSKFATSGHDSLEPKGPQVITLGRTLQRKVFQHSLGQHTTAAYNGCVLFDGSHRDWKTVLQQDRELNTPSREYQKFICALSSCKPRFGVDQLRDDNLETYWQSDGSQPHLVNIQFRRKTTVKTLCIYADYKSDESYTPSKISVRVGNNFHNLQEIRQLELVQPSGSIHVPLTDNHKKPTRTFMIQIAVLANHQNGRDTHMRQSKIYTPVEESSIGKFPRCTTIDFMMYCSIR from the exons ATGAGCCATCCGTTACAAGGGTTTCCTTCATTTTCTATGCGAGAGTCACAAAATAACTTCAAACTTTGTCCCAGAGATGAAATCAAAAGTCCACCTCACATACATGAAAAGGGCATCTCTATGGATTTAAACCAAGACCCAATTATTCGGGAGCAGTTTATTTGGCTCGTGGCTAAGTCAAAGTTTGCTACTTCTGGGCAT GACAGCTTAGAACCTAAGGGACCACAGGTCATCACCCTGGGCAGAACACTTCAGCGGAAAGTGTTTCAACACAGCTTGGGCCAACATACAACGGCAGCATACAATGGATGCGTGCTTTTTGATGGCAGTCATCGAG ACTGGAAGACAGTGCTACAGCAGGATAGAGAGTTGAATACACCCTCCAGAGAATACCAGAAGTTTATATGTGCTCTCTCATCTTGCAAACCAAGATTTGGAGTGGATCAATTACGAGATGACAATCTAGAAACTTACTGGCAGTCAGATGGCTCCCAGCCTCATTTAGTGAACATCCAattcagaagaaaaacaacagTGAAGACATTATGTATTTATGCGGACTAcaaatctgatgaaagctataCTCCAAGTAAGATCTCAGTCAGAGTAGGAAATAATTTTCACAATCTTCAAGAAATTCGGCAACTTGAATTGGTGCAACCAAGTGGCTCGATTCACGTTCCCTTAACTGATAATCATAAGAAGCCAACTCGCACATTCATGATACAGATTGCTGTTCTAGCCAATCATCAGAATGGAAGAGATACCCACATGAGACAAAGTAAAATATACACACCCGTGGAAGAGAGCTCCATTGGTAAATTTCCTAGATGTACAACTATTGATTTCATGATGTATTGCTCAATAAGGTGA